GACATGCGGACACCCCTTCGCCTTCGTGCGGCCCTGCCAGCCGCAGCCGTTGCAGCCATTGCGGCAATCCGCGGTGGTCGCCGCCGCGAGCGCCTTGGCGCGCTCGCTCATCAGAAATTCTTTCGTCACGCCGCAGTCGATATGGTCCCACGGCAGTTTATCATCCAATCCGCGCGCCGCCGTATAGGAGGCCGCCTCTATCTTCAGGTCGGCAAAGACCTCCATCCAGCGGTCAAAATTGAAATATTCCGTCCAGCCGTCAAAACGGGCTCCGCGCCGCCACGCCTCCTCGACGGCGTCGGCGAGGCGCGAATCTCCGCGCGCGAAGACCCCCTCGAGGAAAGTCTGCTCCGGCTCATGGTATGACAATGAGATCTTTCTGTTCCTCAGCGAATTTTTGAGCCGGCGTCCGCGTTCGCGGAGCTCTTCGATCGTGGCCTGCGCCTCCCACTGAAAGGGCGTGTGGGCCTTCGGCACGAAGCCAGCAACCGAGGCGTTGACGTCGCCGCGCCGTTTATGGCGCTTGGCGATCGCCGCCGCGCGGCCGCAGATATCGAGAATGCCCGCGAGGTCCTCGTCCGTCTCCGTCGGCAGCCCCATCATAAAGTATAATTTTACCCTATCCCAGCCGTGGGAGAATGTCTCATCGAGCGCCGCATCTATCGCCTCGTCGGTAACTCCCTTATTTATGACGTCGCGGAGGCGCTGCGTTCCCGCTTCGGGAGCGAAGGTGAGACCGCCCTTTCTCATCGACTCGAGCCCCGCCGCCAGATTCACGGAAAAAGCGTCGACGCGCAGGCTTGGCAGAGACAGTTTTATCTGGTTGTCCGCAAGCATCGCGGCAAATTGTTCCATCGCTTCGGGGAGGCCGCTCCAGTCACAGGTGGCAAGAGAGAGGAGGCCGACCTCCTCCCAGCCCGTCGTTTTCAGCAGCCCCTTGACCTGTTCGCAGACGGAGGCCGCGCTGCGCTCGCGCAGCGGGCGGTCGATGATCCCGGCCTGGCAGAAACGGCAGCCGCGCGTGCAGCCTTTGAATACCTGCACCGCGACACGGTCGTGAACGATGCCGGTATTCGGCACGATCATCGAGGTGTGGTAGAAGGCGTTGTCCAGATCCTCGGCGATCCGGCGCCTGATCTTTTTGGTCCCGTCATGCAGCGCCGGAACGTAGACCCCCTCTATACCGGCGAGGGCCGCCAGCTTCTCGGCGCGCCTGGCGCCTTTGAGCTCATGGAGGAGTTTCAGCACCTCCGGAATGAGTACCTCTCCGTCTCCGACCATAAAAGCGTCTATGAAAGGAGCTACCGGCTCCGGAGCAAGCGCGCCGATGCCGCCGGCTACGACGAGAGGGTGCTCTTCGCCGCGTTCGGCTGAGCGGAACGGTATCCCCGCGAGATCGAGTATCGTTAAGATGTTTGTATATGACAATTCGTACTGCAGCGTAAATCCTACGACATCGAAATCGGCGAGCGGCCGCTTGCTTTCAAGCGCCCATATCGGCGTGCCGGAATCCCGCATCGCCGCTTCCATATCCGGCCACGGCGTATAAACGCGCTCCGCGTCCGCGTAGGGCAGCGACTTCGTCAGCGGATAGAGTATCTGGAAGCCAAGGTAGCTCATTCCGACATCATAGAGGTCCGGGAAGGCGTAACATATACGCACAAGCCCGTCGCCCTCTTTGACGGGACCGCTTCCCCATTCTCCGCCGATATAGCGGGAAGGGCGTTTTACAGAGGAGAGCAGCTTGCGAAGCTGTTCCTCTTCGATTGCTCCTTGCATAAAATTTCCTCCTAAAATCTTTTATGTGAGCCGCCTGCCGCATACGGCCGGCGGAATATATTTCTGCTTTAAAACCGTTCCTGCCGCGCGACGATATTCGCGCTCTGAACGAGCGCCAGTCCCAGCGCTATTACGAGCAGAGAACTGCCGCCGTAGCTGAAGAGCGGCAGCGGAAGCCCCGTTACCGGAGCGAGCCCCATGCTCATCGCCACGCTCTCCATTATCTGAAACCACAGCCATGCCGCGATCGCCGCGCACATCAATTTCGCCTGCAGGTCCCTTGTGTACTGCGAAACGTTCAGAATGCGCCATAACAGTATCGCGAAGAGCAGAAGGA
The window above is part of the Cloacibacillus evryensis DSM 19522 genome. Proteins encoded here:
- a CDS encoding TIGR03960 family B12-binding radical SAM protein codes for the protein MQGAIEEEQLRKLLSSVKRPSRYIGGEWGSGPVKEGDGLVRICYAFPDLYDVGMSYLGFQILYPLTKSLPYADAERVYTPWPDMEAAMRDSGTPIWALESKRPLADFDVVGFTLQYELSYTNILTILDLAGIPFRSAERGEEHPLVVAGGIGALAPEPVAPFIDAFMVGDGEVLIPEVLKLLHELKGARRAEKLAALAGIEGVYVPALHDGTKKIRRRIAEDLDNAFYHTSMIVPNTGIVHDRVAVQVFKGCTRGCRFCQAGIIDRPLRERSAASVCEQVKGLLKTTGWEEVGLLSLATCDWSGLPEAMEQFAAMLADNQIKLSLPSLRVDAFSVNLAAGLESMRKGGLTFAPEAGTQRLRDVINKGVTDEAIDAALDETFSHGWDRVKLYFMMGLPTETDEDLAGILDICGRAAAIAKRHKRRGDVNASVAGFVPKAHTPFQWEAQATIEELRERGRRLKNSLRNRKISLSYHEPEQTFLEGVFARGDSRLADAVEEAWRRGARFDGWTEYFNFDRWMEVFADLKIEAASYTAARGLDDKLPWDHIDCGVTKEFLMSERAKALAAATTADCRNGCNGCGWQGRTKAKGCPHVEN